A single window of Thalassomonas viridans DNA harbors:
- a CDS encoding ABC transporter ATP-binding protein, with amino-acid sequence MSEILNLQQVAVNFDDKSILSDISLQLDSGEILGLLGPSGCGKTTLLNTLAGFVTLTDGQILINGDMQISRKRNIAPEHRHIGMIFQDYALFPHLTVADNIAFGISKLNKSEQNLRVNELLDLLKLTEHIERYPHQLSGGQQQRVAIARALAPRPKLLLLDEPFSNIDARLRNELMLEIRQLLKQLGMTAIFVTHNKDEVFTFADKVAVMHGGKLLQLGKPAEVCQQPNCWQVADFLQLGSWIPYQLCGSVLDTAIGRLEDVSGLPVNGKNRFLLVKPKDVEICEAGGGGSNVIVNHISVTEQGYHYHLASNGCPPELAFDHLSLYSPQVLALGQSLRVKIKPHALLVFTKETE; translated from the coding sequence GTGAGTGAGATATTAAATTTACAGCAGGTCGCGGTGAATTTTGACGATAAAAGTATTTTATCTGATATCAGTTTGCAACTCGACTCGGGGGAAATACTGGGCTTATTGGGCCCCAGCGGTTGCGGCAAAACCACTTTGCTTAATACTCTGGCGGGTTTTGTGACCCTGACTGACGGACAAATCCTGATCAACGGCGATATGCAGATCAGCCGTAAACGAAATATTGCCCCCGAACACAGGCATATCGGCATGATCTTTCAGGACTATGCCCTGTTCCCGCACCTGACGGTGGCGGACAATATTGCTTTTGGCATCTCAAAACTTAATAAAAGCGAGCAAAACCTCAGGGTTAATGAACTGCTGGACCTGCTGAAATTAACCGAGCATATCGAGCGTTACCCGCATCAGCTTTCCGGCGGACAGCAGCAAAGGGTGGCGATCGCCCGGGCGCTGGCGCCGCGTCCCAAACTGTTGCTGCTGGACGAGCCTTTCTCCAATATCGATGCCAGGCTGCGTAATGAACTGATGCTGGAAATCCGCCAGCTGTTGAAACAGCTGGGCATGACGGCGATCTTCGTTACCCACAACAAAGATGAAGTGTTTACCTTTGCCGACAAGGTGGCGGTGATGCACGGGGGCAAACTGCTGCAGCTGGGCAAACCCGCCGAGGTGTGCCAGCAACCCAATTGCTGGCAGGTGGCGGACTTCTTACAGCTGGGCAGCTGGATCCCGTATCAGCTCTGTGGGAGCGTGCTGGATACCGCCATAGGCAGGCTGGAGGATGTCAGCGGTTTGCCGGTCAACGGCAAGAACCGTTTTTTACTGGTCAAACCTAAGGATGTCGAGATCTGTGAAGCCGGTGGCGGCGGGAGCAATGTCATCGTCAATCATATCAGTGTTACCGAGCAGGGTTATCACTACCATCTGGCAAGTAACGGCTGCCCGCCGGAGCTGGCCTTTGACCATTTGAGTTTATATTCGCCCCAGGTGCTGGCGTTGGGCCAGAGCCTGCGGGTGAAAATCAAGCCCCATGCCTTGCTGGTTTTCACTAAAGAGACTGAGTAA
- a CDS encoding YcxB family protein, whose product MTEPFSYSTTFKLDKSHFNECYQESVVPDYSLRAYSKAILLVLMGLGLSMFTEIDQYAAWFLIGLGLVEALSVKYQRPWWLARQMLSRGANSQVTLTIDEQGIKSKSAYVDALINWQDISAVQDTEQGLLVIHKGDRNYISNRCLSDEAAAYIHSRGDGKTPAGPA is encoded by the coding sequence ATGACTGAGCCATTTTCCTATTCCACCACCTTTAAATTAGATAAAAGTCACTTTAACGAGTGCTATCAGGAATCTGTGGTGCCGGATTATTCGCTGCGGGCATATAGTAAAGCCATTTTACTGGTGTTGATGGGCCTGGGCCTGTCTATGTTTACCGAGATAGACCAATATGCCGCCTGGTTTTTAATCGGCCTGGGTTTGGTTGAGGCGTTAAGTGTAAAATACCAGAGGCCCTGGTGGCTGGCCCGGCAGATGCTTAGCCGCGGCGCCAACAGCCAGGTGACCTTAACCATAGACGAGCAGGGGATTAAATCTAAATCGGCTTATGTCGATGCCCTGATAAACTGGCAGGATATCTCAGCAGTGCAGGATACCGAACAGGGACTCTTGGTAATCCATAAAGGCGACCGGAATTATATCTCTAACCGCTGCCTGTCTGACGAGGCTGCCGCTTATATACATAGCCGGGGCGATGGTAAAACGCCGGCCGGGCCGGCATAA
- a CDS encoding ABC transporter permease, which translates to MISGNKSKTWLTTTWLSALALLAPVLVMLLAGVGAPADLFVHLWQTVLPDYIINTLLLGVLVVALSLCFGVPAAIIVSQTNVWGQKYLRWLLLLPLAMPAYLVAYLYTDLFDYAGPVQRFLRASFGWSSPADYWFFDLRTLPGAALILSLVLFPYVYMLARTAFEQQDQNLLRASRLLGLSARRTFFKVALPLARPAIAVAASLILMETLADFATVQYFAVNTLTTAIYDTWLGYGDLTSANALASVLMLFILFTVVAEQKSRAGQRHQSNRPNKRNEVMVLSRWQQLAAGSFCWLLVAAGFVLPLTLLLQMALEYSDAGQLVRLMDTGKNSLEVAVYAASLTVLLALLFGLYRRLHQDKFAHVPQMVSGFGYAIPGTVIAMAMLATFGPLDHWLNDMAEMLGLEAPGLILSGSIFVIVFAFIVRFAAIANGTIASGIGQIPHSLDLAPASLGAGLQKMLFKVHLPLLKPSLLVAWLLVFVEAMKELPAVLLLRPFNFETLSTQVYQLISDEMLEQGALGAILIVLFGLLPVIWLNRTKPY; encoded by the coding sequence GTGATTTCCGGTAATAAGAGCAAAACCTGGTTAACCACAACCTGGTTATCGGCACTGGCGCTGTTGGCGCCTGTGCTGGTGATGCTGCTGGCGGGCGTCGGGGCGCCTGCGGATCTTTTTGTCCATTTATGGCAAACGGTATTACCCGACTATATTATTAATACCCTGCTGCTGGGTGTTCTGGTAGTGGCGCTTTCCCTGTGTTTTGGCGTACCGGCGGCGATTATTGTCAGCCAGACCAATGTCTGGGGTCAAAAATATCTGCGTTGGCTTTTGCTGTTGCCCCTGGCCATGCCCGCCTATCTGGTGGCCTATCTTTATACCGATTTATTTGATTATGCCGGGCCCGTGCAACGTTTTCTCCGGGCCAGTTTTGGCTGGAGCAGCCCGGCGGATTACTGGTTTTTTGATTTGCGTACCTTGCCCGGCGCCGCGCTGATCCTCTCTTTGGTTCTATTCCCTTATGTCTATATGCTGGCGCGCACCGCTTTTGAGCAGCAGGACCAGAACCTGCTTCGCGCCAGCCGCTTGCTGGGACTGTCTGCCCGCCGGACTTTTTTCAAGGTTGCCCTGCCGCTGGCGCGCCCGGCCATTGCCGTTGCCGCCAGCCTGATATTGATGGAAACCCTGGCGGATTTTGCCACGGTACAATATTTTGCCGTGAATACCCTGACCACCGCGATTTACGATACCTGGCTCGGTTACGGCGATTTAACTTCCGCCAATGCCCTGGCCAGCGTGTTGATGCTGTTTATTTTATTTACGGTGGTTGCCGAGCAGAAAAGCCGCGCCGGCCAGCGCCACCAAAGTAACCGCCCCAACAAGCGGAACGAGGTGATGGTTTTAAGCCGCTGGCAGCAGCTTGCGGCAGGCAGCTTTTGCTGGTTGCTGGTGGCGGCGGGATTTGTGTTGCCGTTAACCTTATTGCTGCAAATGGCACTGGAATACAGCGATGCCGGGCAATTGGTGCGGCTGATGGATACAGGCAAAAATAGTCTGGAGGTGGCGGTTTATGCCGCTAGCCTGACGGTGTTGCTGGCCTTGTTGTTTGGTTTATACCGGCGCCTGCATCAGGATAAATTTGCCCATGTGCCGCAAATGGTTTCCGGTTTCGGTTACGCCATTCCCGGTACCGTTATTGCCATGGCGATGCTGGCGACTTTTGGTCCGCTGGATCACTGGCTCAATGATATGGCTGAAATGCTGGGGCTGGAAGCGCCGGGCCTAATCTTGTCCGGCTCTATTTTTGTGATTGTTTTTGCCTTTATTGTCCGCTTTGCCGCGATTGCCAACGGTACTATCGCCAGTGGCATAGGGCAAATTCCCCATTCCCTGGACCTGGCCCCGGCAAGCCTGGGGGCGGGTTTGCAGAAGATGTTGTTTAAGGTGCATTTGCCCTTGCTGAAACCTTCGTTGCTGGTGGCCTGGCTCCTGGTGTTTGTCGAAGCCATGAAGGAATTGCCCGCGGTGTTGTTGCTCAGGCCGTTTAATTTTGAAACCCTGAGCACCCAGGTATACCAGCTGATCTCAGACGAAATGCTGGAACAGGGGGCTTTAGGGGCGATATTAATCGTATTGTTTGGTTTGCTGCCGGTTATCTGGTTAAACCGCACTAAACCGTATTAG
- a CDS encoding penicillin-binding transpeptidase domain-containing protein — protein sequence MIDSVKRKSGQNKVTAVAWRFYVVLAVIVLIYLGLLARAAYIQVIEPDMLKKQGDLRSLRTLANTVQRGSIVDRNGDRLAISVPVETVWADPKMIADNNALGMTEHWQALADVLGQDVDRLTRRVSKNPKKRFVYVERKVSPAMANYIKELKIPGIFLRKESKRFYPAGEISAHVVGFTNVDDKGIEGIERVYDQLLTGVGGEKQFRKDAKGRKIEILSVEEARPPQDLTLSIDQRIQALAYKELKGAVAAFKARSGSVVVTNVHTGEILAMVNNPSYNPNNLANTATHRLRNRAITDVFEPGSTMKPLTVLTALEFGSAEPGTVIDTNPGWMRLGGRRVSDPRNRGELSLTEILVTSSNMGTTKLALSVPKEFLLDKFFEMGFAEDTGTGLIGESPGMLSDRSRWSKFELATLSWGHGLAISPVQLARFYSTLANGGIKRPLSILKTDKAPEGERVLSAHYTGEVLDMLEHVVKEKVTNAKVDGYRVGGKTGTTIKAVAGGYGNDYVGTFAGIAPLSRPELAVVVMINEPGGDLYHGGEIAAPVFSRVMKGALQLLNIAPDGGASAALPQNNGQKTQDRQTDANMAAVKEQANA from the coding sequence ATGATAGACAGCGTAAAAAGAAAATCAGGACAAAACAAGGTAACAGCTGTTGCATGGCGTTTTTACGTTGTGCTGGCTGTTATCGTGCTGATTTATCTCGGTTTGCTGGCCCGTGCCGCTTATATCCAGGTGATAGAGCCGGATATGCTGAAAAAACAGGGGGACTTGCGTTCATTGCGCACCCTGGCCAATACGGTGCAGCGGGGTTCTATCGTTGACCGTAACGGCGACCGCCTGGCCATCAGCGTACCGGTGGAAACCGTGTGGGCGGATCCCAAGATGATCGCCGATAATAATGCCCTGGGCATGACAGAGCACTGGCAGGCGCTGGCGGATGTGCTGGGCCAGGATGTCGATCGTCTGACCAGGCGCGTGTCGAAAAATCCGAAGAAACGTTTTGTTTATGTGGAGCGTAAAGTTTCACCGGCGATGGCCAATTATATTAAAGAGCTGAAGATCCCCGGCATATTCCTGCGCAAAGAGTCGAAACGTTTCTATCCTGCCGGCGAGATCAGCGCCCATGTGGTGGGCTTTACCAATGTTGACGACAAAGGCATAGAAGGCATAGAGCGGGTTTACGATCAGCTGCTGACCGGGGTCGGCGGCGAAAAACAATTTCGCAAAGATGCCAAGGGGCGGAAAATTGAAATCCTCTCGGTGGAGGAAGCCCGGCCGCCGCAGGATCTGACCTTAAGCATCGACCAGCGTATCCAGGCCCTGGCCTATAAGGAATTAAAAGGGGCGGTCGCCGCCTTTAAAGCCAGATCCGGCTCCGTGGTGGTGACTAATGTTCATACCGGTGAAATCCTGGCCATGGTCAACAATCCGTCCTATAACCCCAACAACCTTGCCAATACCGCCACCCACAGGCTGAGAAACCGGGCGATCACCGATGTTTTTGAACCCGGCTCGACCATGAAGCCGTTAACCGTACTGACGGCGCTGGAGTTCGGCTCTGCCGAGCCGGGTACGGTTATAGATACCAATCCCGGCTGGATGCGCCTCGGGGGACGCCGGGTTTCGGATCCGAGAAACCGCGGCGAGCTGAGCCTGACGGAGATTCTGGTGACTTCCTCAAATATGGGCACGACTAAACTGGCCCTGTCCGTGCCGAAAGAGTTTTTGCTGGACAAGTTTTTTGAAATGGGTTTTGCCGAAGATACCGGCACCGGCCTGATCGGGGAAAGCCCTGGTATGTTGTCTGACCGCAGTCGCTGGTCCAAGTTTGAACTGGCGACCTTGTCCTGGGGCCATGGCCTGGCGATCAGCCCGGTGCAGCTGGCCAGGTTCTACAGCACTTTGGCCAACGGCGGCATCAAGCGGCCGTTAAGCATACTGAAGACCGATAAAGCGCCCGAGGGGGAGCGGGTCTTGTCCGCGCATTATACCGGCGAAGTACTGGATATGCTTGAGCATGTGGTCAAAGAAAAGGTGACCAATGCCAAGGTTGACGGCTACCGGGTCGGCGGAAAAACCGGTACTACCATCAAAGCGGTGGCCGGCGGCTACGGCAACGATTATGTCGGCACCTTTGCCGGTATCGCCCCCCTTTCCCGGCCCGAGCTGGCGGTGGTGGTGATGATTAATGAACCGGGCGGCGATCTTTATCACGGCGGCGAAATTGCCGCGCCGGTATTCTCCCGGGTAATGAAAGGTGCATTGCAGCTACTTAATATCGCCCCCGACGGTGGCGCCAGCGCCGCTTTGCCACAAAACAACGGACAAAAAACACAGGACAGACAAACGGACGCCAATATGGCGGCGGTTAAGGAGCAAGCCAATGCCTGA
- the ftsL gene encoding cell division protein FtsL gives MASPGNVLVFDIWRDIRRHLVIYVLLLLVVVSAFSVIYFTHLNRQTTSELELLLTGRDELDIEWRNLLLEQNALAEHSRIETQAKKLLEMDRPGAESEVVIRLP, from the coding sequence ATGGCGTCCCCGGGTAATGTGCTGGTTTTCGATATCTGGCGTGATATCAGGCGGCACTTAGTGATTTATGTGCTCTTGTTGTTGGTGGTGGTTTCGGCATTTTCGGTGATTTATTTCACCCATCTCAACCGCCAGACCACGAGTGAACTTGAGCTGTTGCTGACCGGCCGGGACGAACTGGATATTGAATGGCGCAACCTGCTGCTGGAGCAAAATGCGCTGGCGGAGCACAGCCGGATCGAAACCCAGGCGAAAAAGCTGCTGGAGATGGACCGGCCGGGCGCGGAAAGTGAAGTGGTGATACGCCTGCCTTAG
- the rsmH gene encoding 16S rRNA (cytosine(1402)-N(4))-methyltransferase RsmH, whose amino-acid sequence MDNTHISVLLEEAVSGLEINPDGCYIDCTFGRGGHSGLILSKLSEKGRLIAIDRDVTAIAAAEKFADDKRFTIEHEGFAELEAIAQKHDLIGKVNGVLLDLGVSSPQLDDAERGFSFMQDGPLDMRMDTTRGKTAAEWLAQADVEDISWVLKTFGEEKHAWRIANAIVDSREENPLTRTGQLAKLIQTTAPQREIKKHPATRSFQAIRMYINSELDQIEQALNASLSVLTQGGRLVVISFHSLEDRLVKQFMKKHSQGKKVPRGLPVSEEELQKGKKLALVGRKLKPSKREVEENVRSRSSVMRVAERLAEQ is encoded by the coding sequence ATGGATAATACACATATTTCAGTGCTGTTAGAAGAAGCGGTTTCCGGTTTAGAAATAAACCCGGACGGTTGTTATATCGATTGTACTTTTGGCCGGGGCGGGCACTCGGGGCTGATCCTGTCGAAACTGTCGGAAAAAGGGCGGCTGATCGCCATCGACAGAGATGTGACCGCAATCGCGGCGGCAGAAAAGTTTGCCGACGATAAGCGTTTCACCATAGAGCACGAAGGTTTTGCAGAACTGGAAGCCATAGCGCAAAAGCATGACTTGATTGGCAAAGTAAACGGTGTCCTGCTGGATCTCGGGGTATCTTCCCCTCAGCTGGATGATGCCGAGCGCGGTTTCAGCTTTATGCAGGACGGTCCGCTGGACATGCGTATGGACACCACCCGCGGTAAAACGGCGGCCGAGTGGCTGGCGCAGGCGGATGTTGAAGATATCAGCTGGGTATTAAAAACCTTTGGCGAAGAAAAGCATGCCTGGCGCATTGCCAATGCCATAGTGGACAGCCGGGAAGAAAATCCCCTGACCCGTACCGGGCAGCTGGCGAAACTGATCCAGACCACGGCGCCGCAACGGGAAATCAAGAAGCATCCGGCTACCCGGAGTTTCCAGGCGATCCGTATGTATATCAACAGCGAGCTGGATCAGATCGAGCAGGCGTTAAACGCCTCGTTATCAGTTTTGACCCAAGGCGGTCGCTTAGTAGTGATCAGCTTCCATTCCCTTGAGGACCGGCTGGTAAAACAGTTTATGAAAAAGCATTCACAGGGCAAGAAAGTGCCGCGGGGCCTGCCGGTGAGTGAAGAAGAATTACAAAAAGGCAAAAAGCTGGCACTGGTGGGGCGCAAATTAAAGCCCAGCAAGCGGGAAGTGGAAGAGAATGTGCGCTCAAGAAGCTCAGTAATGCGGGTTGCCGAGAGGTTGGCTGAGCAGTAA
- a CDS encoding UDP-N-acetylmuramoyl-L-alanyl-D-glutamate--2,6-diaminopimelate ligase has translation MPDPNYAIDQALALFDICIDPVATGNLVNDSREIQSGDIFCAVLGTNQDGRQHIEKAVLAGAKLVISQCQHHLQHGSVIKRTFGDTSVNLVQFYQLDSRLYELARAYYREPQAGMTITGITGTNGKTSTSQIIAKLLAAYRQNCAIIGTVGAGTLDALTPIANTTPGPTQLHQLLAGFAAQDISDVAMEVSSHALTQNRVCPGMLDIAVFTNLSRDHLDYHQTMENYAEAKFSIFTGKAGQTAIVNGDDVQGREKLAQWPSAQPVIVFGRSEHIKSYDLYLRASQIKADNRGTAFALETHLGNFEINSPLMGDFNVDNLLAAIAVLVAKGLPLEPLTEAVKTLTPILGRMENISAPGKATAVVDYAHTPDALEKALQACRRHCQGQLWLVFGCGGDRDKGKRPEMGKIGEQLADHVVITNDNPRHEAAELIASDILAGCQKSEKITLILDRAQAVRSVLSRAKAEDMVLLAGKGHEDYIILGDEKIEYNERELVLDFFSGESGEKDQNESRS, from the coding sequence ATGCCTGATCCTAACTACGCCATAGATCAAGCGCTTGCCCTGTTCGATATTTGTATTGACCCTGTGGCCACCGGCAACCTGGTAAACGACAGCCGGGAAATTCAGTCGGGAGATATCTTTTGTGCGGTTCTGGGCACTAACCAGGACGGCCGCCAGCATATAGAAAAAGCCGTTTTGGCGGGGGCCAAACTGGTGATCAGCCAGTGCCAGCACCATTTGCAGCACGGCAGCGTCATCAAGCGCACGTTTGGCGATACATCCGTTAACCTGGTGCAGTTTTACCAGCTCGACAGCCGCTTATATGAACTGGCCAGGGCCTATTACCGCGAGCCGCAGGCGGGCATGACGATTACCGGCATTACCGGCACCAACGGTAAAACCAGTACCAGCCAGATCATCGCCAAGCTGCTGGCGGCGTATCGGCAAAACTGCGCCATTATCGGCACCGTAGGGGCGGGCACTTTAGATGCCCTGACACCCATCGCCAATACCACGCCGGGACCGACCCAGCTGCACCAGCTGCTGGCCGGTTTTGCCGCGCAAGATATCAGCGATGTTGCTATGGAAGTGTCTTCGCACGCCTTAACCCAGAACCGGGTTTGCCCCGGTATGCTGGATATTGCGGTATTTACCAACCTGAGCCGCGATCATCTTGATTACCATCAAACCATGGAAAACTACGCCGAGGCAAAATTTTCCATCTTTACCGGCAAAGCCGGACAAACCGCCATTGTTAACGGTGATGATGTCCAGGGGCGCGAAAAACTGGCTCAGTGGCCATCGGCACAGCCGGTGATCGTTTTTGGCCGCAGCGAGCATATCAAAAGTTATGATTTGTACCTGCGCGCCTCACAGATTAAGGCGGACAACCGGGGTACGGCTTTTGCCCTGGAAACGCATCTGGGCAACTTTGAAATTAACAGTCCGCTGATGGGAGACTTTAATGTCGATAACCTGCTGGCGGCGATAGCGGTACTGGTGGCGAAAGGTTTGCCGCTGGAGCCGCTGACAGAAGCGGTCAAAACCCTTACCCCTATCCTCGGCCGCATGGAAAATATCAGTGCGCCGGGCAAGGCAACCGCCGTGGTGGATTACGCCCATACGCCGGATGCCCTGGAAAAAGCCTTGCAGGCATGCCGCCGCCATTGCCAGGGGCAATTATGGCTGGTGTTCGGCTGCGGCGGCGACCGGGATAAAGGCAAGCGCCCGGAGATGGGCAAAATAGGGGAACAGTTGGCGGATCATGTGGTGATAACCAACGACAACCCCAGGCATGAGGCGGCAGAATTAATCGCCAGCGATATTTTAGCCGGTTGCCAAAAATCGGAAAAGATCACCCTGATCCTCGACCGGGCCCAGGCGGTGCGGTCGGTATTGTCGCGGGCCAAAGCCGAAGACATGGTACTGCTGGCGGGTAAGGGACATGAAGATTACATCATTTTAGGTGATGAAAAAATCGAATATAACGAACGTGAACTGGTGCTCGACTTTTTCTCCGGGGAGAGCGGCGAAAAAGATCAAAACGAAAGCCGTTCATGA
- the mraZ gene encoding division/cell wall cluster transcriptional repressor MraZ — protein MFRGASAITLDTKNRITMPTRYREELIADCDGQMICTVDIQHPCLLLYPLPEWEEIELKLCELSSMNPQERLLQQVLLGNASDCSLDKNGRILINGPLRQHANLDKNIMLVGQLKKFEIWSEAAWQAQMQQGIGQIQSGEIELTERLMDLSL, from the coding sequence ATGTTCAGAGGCGCCAGCGCAATTACGCTAGATACAAAAAATCGCATCACGATGCCGACCCGGTATCGCGAGGAGCTTATTGCCGATTGCGATGGCCAGATGATCTGTACCGTAGACATACAGCACCCTTGTTTATTGCTATACCCTTTGCCCGAATGGGAAGAGATCGAACTTAAATTATGCGAGCTCTCCAGCATGAATCCGCAGGAGCGGTTACTGCAGCAGGTTTTACTGGGCAATGCCTCAGACTGCAGCCTGGATAAAAACGGCCGGATACTGATCAACGGTCCGCTGCGCCAGCATGCCAACCTGGATAAAAACATCATGCTGGTGGGGCAATTGAAAAAATTTGAGATCTGGAGCGAAGCGGCCTGGCAGGCGCAAATGCAGCAGGGCATCGGCCAGATCCAGTCAGGTGAAATTGAATTAACGGAAAGGTTAATGGACCTTTCCCTCTAA
- a CDS encoding PEP_CTERM-anchored TLD domain-containing protein has product MKLKFLTPVVAGIALTVSSLVNVANAGFLDSDSHLLDESGANLLASWIGTDQDWTSIWYGEAGATSNSWHKAVDGQGPTVSIYNITYNNVDYLIGGYTDLDWNKSGTYASDTDGSVDSFIFNLTSEVMHDTSANHFDNDSANIIFNYQDYFATFGGGHDIFGGSFTLGGTGYSNAFGTYNGKLPNSKGNIVTGSDERVNFTVNALETFSVTAAQTPSVPEPSTLVMFALGILGLGMRRMK; this is encoded by the coding sequence ATGAAATTGAAGTTTTTAACTCCTGTTGTTGCAGGTATAGCGTTAACGGTCAGCAGCCTGGTTAATGTCGCCAATGCCGGTTTTCTTGATTCCGACAGCCATTTATTAGATGAGTCCGGGGCTAACCTGCTGGCAAGCTGGATCGGAACAGATCAGGACTGGACCAGTATCTGGTACGGAGAAGCCGGCGCCACCAGCAACAGCTGGCATAAGGCCGTCGACGGTCAGGGGCCTACGGTTTCTATCTACAATATCACCTATAACAATGTCGATTATCTTATCGGCGGTTATACCGATCTTGACTGGAATAAAAGCGGCACTTATGCCAGCGACACCGATGGCTCGGTAGACAGCTTTATTTTTAACCTGACTTCCGAGGTTATGCACGATACCAGTGCCAATCATTTTGATAATGACAGCGCCAATATCATTTTTAATTATCAGGATTACTTTGCCACCTTTGGCGGCGGCCATGATATTTTTGGCGGCAGCTTTACTTTGGGGGGCACCGGTTACAGCAACGCTTTTGGTACTTATAACGGCAAGTTGCCGAATTCAAAAGGTAATATAGTGACAGGCAGCGACGAAAGGGTGAACTTTACCGTTAATGCTTTGGAAACTTTTAGCGTAACAGCTGCACAAACCCCTTCTGTGCCTGAGCCTTCGACCCTGGTTATGTTTGCTCTGGGCATCCTGGGGCTTGGCATGCGCCGGATGAAATAG
- a CDS encoding Fe(3+) ABC transporter substrate-binding protein, translating into MFKNTLKRISLLLVAAMPLVAGAAGEVNVYSYRQPFLVEPLFNKFTEQTGVKVNVVFAKKGMAERLAREGKHSPADVLLTTDISRLIELQDKQLLQPVDSKALQAAIPARYRASDDTWYGLTTRVRNIYSAKRLGEVDFTYEELADPKWKGKICTRSGKHPYNVALVAAMVAEHGEADTLTWLQGVKANLARKPQGNDRGQVQAIHQGLCDIALGNSYYFGKMLKNDKQKVWADAVNINFPNQKNRGAHVNISGVAMAKYAPHAKNAKALMEFLASDQAQAMYAETNMEYPVRAGVKVSELVSSWGEFKADHLPLETIAANRKTALVLLDKVQFDL; encoded by the coding sequence ATGTTCAAAAATACCTTAAAAAGAATAAGTTTATTGTTAGTGGCGGCTATGCCTTTGGTTGCCGGCGCCGCTGGCGAAGTGAATGTTTACTCCTATCGCCAGCCGTTTTTAGTGGAGCCCCTGTTTAACAAGTTTACCGAGCAAACCGGTGTTAAGGTTAATGTGGTTTTTGCCAAAAAAGGCATGGCAGAGCGTTTGGCGCGTGAAGGCAAGCATAGCCCGGCGGATGTCTTGCTGACTACGGATATCAGCCGCCTGATCGAGTTGCAGGACAAGCAGTTGTTGCAGCCTGTCGATTCAAAAGCCCTGCAAGCTGCGATTCCTGCCCGCTACCGTGCATCGGATGATACCTGGTACGGTTTGACCACCCGGGTGAGAAACATCTATTCCGCCAAGCGTTTAGGCGAAGTTGATTTTACCTATGAAGAGCTTGCCGACCCTAAATGGAAAGGTAAAATCTGTACCCGCAGCGGCAAACACCCCTACAATGTTGCCTTAGTGGCTGCCATGGTGGCGGAACACGGTGAAGCCGATACTTTAACCTGGCTGCAGGGAGTAAAAGCCAACCTGGCGCGCAAACCCCAGGGTAATGACCGCGGCCAGGTGCAGGCCATTCACCAGGGCTTATGTGATATTGCTTTAGGCAACAGTTATTACTTCGGCAAAATGCTTAAAAACGACAAGCAAAAGGTCTGGGCCGATGCCGTGAATATTAATTTCCCGAACCAGAAAAATCGCGGCGCCCATGTGAATATTTCCGGGGTTGCCATGGCCAAATATGCGCCTCATGCCAAAAATGCCAAAGCTTTGATGGAGTTCCTGGCATCCGATCAGGCCCAGGCCATGTATGCCGAAACCAATATGGAATACCCGGTACGCGCCGGCGTGAAAGTCTCGGAACTGGTTTCTTCCTGGGGCGAGTTTAAAGCGGATCACCTGCCGCTGGAAACCATAGCCGCTAACCGTAAAACTGCATTGGTACTCTTGGATAAAGTCCAGTTTGATTTGTGA